In Solanum pennellii chromosome 3, SPENNV200, a single window of DNA contains:
- the LOC107013949 gene encoding 14 kDa proline-rich protein DC2.15-like — MASKNQASIILFLSLNLLFFTLVSADCSTDILKFGACTNILNDLVGVIIGTTPTSSCCSLIGGLVDLEAVVCLCTAIKADILGIHLDIPISLNILLNVCGKNYPTGYTC, encoded by the coding sequence ATGGCTTCCAAAAATCAGGCCTCTATTATCCTTTTCTTATCACTTAATCTCCTCTTCTTTACTCTTGTAAGTGCAGACTGTTCAActgatattttgaaatttggggCATGTACTAATATACTTAATGATTTGGTGGGTGTAATTATCGGGACTACTCCAACTTCGTCATGCTGCAGTTTGATTGGGGGACTGGTGGACCTAGAGGCCGTGGTTTGCTTGTGCACAGCCATAAAAGCAGATATTCTGGGAATTCATTTGGATATACCAATCTCTCTAAACATCCTTCTCAACGTCTGTGGAAAGAATTATCCTACTGGTTACACTTGttga